The uncultured Desulfobulbus sp. genome window below encodes:
- a CDS encoding cobaltochelatase subunit CobN has protein sequence MNRSTPCFLVLLLFFCTLISSARAATTAKVALLEIDMNGYQLQRAIDALELPASIETRFFTLAELNTDPKAESYVRASSVVLVNVMAGDLATYMVDHALMAGRSVYAMNHSSDPEALQKNGFIFDPDIMAYHRHTSQLNLINMIRLVAHRHIDSSVSYAPLQVQPEICLHHPDHPENFTSLAEYQHWYEQRKDFKADNPKVAILLYNNSLKVGLVEAVDDMIRKFEAGGLSVYPCFGSLPKVLASYLKPVDGKPPVDMVLAFTLKFASAINDDIRLALEELNLPLFNVINPYAETVEEWRKNPVGITPFAAAWAVATPEFSGAIEPTVLLGKKKLTDPSNGRELFVGQTVDECIEFLLPRLHNWAKLQRMANKDKKVAILYYNHHQGKQNIAAAYLNVFRSLETITARMKAEGYQIDDADKLTERGIQDMVMASGRNIGSWAPGELDALLASGGVEQVSLAEYTAWFDRLPDDFKKPVIAQWGEPKDCAIMTKDGNLIFPMVKLGNVVLLPEPARGWSDDPLKLYHDTTLYPHHQYIAAYLWLKEKFQADAMIHLGTHSTYEWLPGKQAGLAPSDPPEIMIGDIPNIYPYIVDDVGEGIQAKRRGRAVIIDHLTPPMKEADLYSEYKQIHDLYHQYEIISAKGGETAAEYQKQIFDLVKQTGLDKDIGLEILDDAAMEKIHLYLHEIDDNSLPYGLHTFGKAYSNEATASTLELIQKQNPSADPAQIRKDLVDSPVREMNNLIRALDGEYAPAGEGNDPLRNLAAIPTGKNFYGFSPAKVPSKAAWNVGKQAAEEMIRAKMEKEGKYPEKVGVVLWATETSRNEGVNESTVLALMGVEPVWDPSGRVIDTRIIPGKELGRPRIDVLINPSGLYRDMFPEKLLFLDEAVQKAMAQTDIENFLARNQATIQQALMAKGMSAKEAEEQSRFRIFTEEVGSYGTGIAEMTGASGIWDTDESVSDVYINRVGFAIGQGKWGVKVKDTFKENLRGVDTAVHSRSTNVIGVIDTDDFFQYLGGMSLAVKNVRGEAPDTLVTMHRKKNELFVEDVAKTVGREMRTRYLNPQWIEGMKGDNYAGARQMADFAENLWGWQVTVRDAVSEDKWQQVYEVYVEDKYDMDLAEFFDKNSPWAYQSMTARMLETVRKGYWQPNEAVTKKLAAEYATNVVRRGVACCDHTCNNPMLNQMVVNIISMPGVLDPKIVERFKLAIEQAAQKTLAEQTAERAELIAQLNAVPVGEQQKEQEPEDKQSQEVEEDQQQPKDDAQPSDEGTKAEKVEGYKMEEIKTSDDSTELSSSGIQWAASLFVVFMLALFIWGSRRRR, from the coding sequence GTGAACCGATCAACCCCCTGTTTCCTCGTTCTGTTGCTGTTTTTTTGTACCCTGATCTCCAGCGCCCGAGCGGCGACAACCGCCAAGGTCGCTCTGCTGGAGATCGACATGAACGGCTACCAGTTGCAACGTGCCATTGACGCCTTGGAGTTACCCGCATCCATTGAGACCCGTTTTTTTACCCTGGCGGAGCTCAACACTGATCCCAAGGCAGAGTCCTATGTGCGTGCTTCTTCCGTGGTGCTGGTCAATGTCATGGCAGGCGATCTGGCCACCTATATGGTTGATCATGCACTCATGGCCGGCCGCAGCGTCTATGCCATGAATCACTCCAGTGATCCTGAAGCGTTACAAAAAAATGGGTTTATTTTCGATCCCGACATCATGGCCTACCATCGCCACACCAGTCAGTTGAATCTGATCAACATGATTAGGCTGGTGGCGCATCGCCATATTGATTCCTCTGTCAGTTACGCCCCCTTGCAGGTGCAACCAGAAATCTGTCTGCACCATCCCGACCATCCTGAAAATTTTACCAGTCTGGCCGAATATCAGCACTGGTACGAGCAGCGAAAAGACTTCAAGGCTGATAATCCCAAGGTCGCCATCCTCCTCTATAACAACAGCCTCAAGGTTGGCCTGGTTGAGGCGGTGGACGACATGATTCGCAAATTCGAAGCGGGCGGGCTTTCGGTCTATCCCTGCTTTGGCTCCCTGCCTAAAGTCTTGGCCAGTTACCTCAAACCTGTAGACGGCAAACCACCGGTGGATATGGTGCTGGCCTTTACCCTCAAGTTTGCCTCAGCCATCAACGATGACATTCGCCTGGCACTTGAAGAGCTCAATCTGCCGCTGTTTAACGTGATTAATCCCTATGCGGAAACGGTTGAGGAATGGCGCAAAAATCCAGTGGGGATTACCCCCTTTGCCGCGGCCTGGGCAGTAGCGACTCCCGAATTTTCCGGCGCCATCGAGCCCACGGTCCTTCTGGGCAAGAAAAAGCTGACCGACCCAAGCAACGGGCGCGAACTCTTTGTCGGTCAGACCGTGGATGAATGTATCGAGTTTCTCCTCCCCCGCCTGCACAACTGGGCCAAACTACAGCGCATGGCCAACAAGGATAAAAAGGTGGCGATCCTCTACTACAACCACCACCAGGGGAAACAGAATATTGCCGCAGCCTACCTCAACGTCTTTCGCAGCCTGGAGACCATCACTGCTCGCATGAAGGCCGAAGGGTATCAGATCGATGACGCCGACAAGCTCACCGAGCGTGGCATTCAGGATATGGTCATGGCCAGCGGCCGTAACATCGGTTCCTGGGCTCCAGGCGAGCTGGATGCGCTGCTGGCCTCCGGCGGCGTGGAGCAGGTCTCGCTTGCCGAGTACACCGCCTGGTTTGACCGCCTGCCCGACGATTTCAAAAAACCGGTGATTGCCCAGTGGGGAGAACCCAAGGACTGCGCCATCATGACCAAGGACGGTAACCTGATCTTCCCCATGGTCAAATTGGGGAACGTGGTGCTGCTGCCCGAACCGGCCCGCGGCTGGAGTGATGATCCGCTCAAACTCTACCACGACACCACCCTCTACCCGCACCACCAGTACATTGCCGCCTACCTCTGGCTCAAAGAGAAATTCCAGGCCGATGCCATGATCCATCTCGGCACCCACTCCACCTACGAATGGTTGCCGGGCAAGCAGGCAGGTCTTGCTCCTTCGGATCCGCCGGAGATCATGATTGGCGATATTCCCAACATCTATCCCTACATCGTTGACGACGTGGGCGAGGGCATCCAAGCCAAACGCCGTGGCCGAGCTGTGATCATCGATCACCTCACCCCGCCGATGAAGGAGGCGGATCTCTACAGCGAGTACAAGCAGATCCATGACCTCTATCATCAGTATGAGATTATCAGCGCCAAGGGGGGCGAGACGGCGGCTGAGTACCAGAAACAGATCTTTGATCTGGTGAAGCAGACGGGCCTGGACAAGGATATCGGCCTCGAGATCTTGGATGATGCGGCCATGGAAAAGATTCACCTCTACCTCCATGAGATCGATGACAATTCCCTGCCCTATGGTCTCCACACCTTTGGTAAAGCTTACAGCAATGAGGCCACCGCTTCGACCCTTGAACTGATTCAGAAACAGAACCCGAGTGCGGATCCAGCACAGATCAGAAAAGATCTGGTGGATTCACCGGTGCGGGAAATGAACAATCTGATTCGCGCCCTGGATGGTGAATACGCCCCTGCGGGCGAGGGGAACGATCCCCTGCGCAACCTGGCCGCCATTCCCACCGGCAAAAACTTCTACGGCTTTTCTCCGGCCAAGGTGCCCTCCAAGGCCGCCTGGAACGTGGGTAAACAGGCAGCAGAGGAGATGATTCGCGCCAAGATGGAGAAAGAAGGCAAGTACCCTGAAAAAGTCGGGGTTGTACTCTGGGCCACCGAAACTTCTCGTAATGAGGGCGTGAATGAATCGACGGTACTCGCGCTCATGGGGGTGGAGCCGGTCTGGGATCCGAGTGGCCGAGTTATCGATACCCGGATCATTCCGGGTAAGGAGTTGGGCCGCCCGCGCATTGATGTGTTGATCAATCCATCCGGACTCTACCGGGATATGTTTCCCGAGAAGCTCTTGTTCCTGGATGAGGCCGTGCAAAAGGCCATGGCCCAGACCGATATCGAAAACTTCCTTGCCCGCAACCAGGCCACCATTCAACAGGCCCTGATGGCCAAGGGGATGAGCGCCAAGGAGGCCGAGGAGCAGTCCCGATTCCGCATCTTTACCGAGGAGGTTGGCTCCTACGGGACAGGCATTGCCGAGATGACCGGGGCTTCAGGCATCTGGGATACGGATGAGTCGGTCAGCGACGTCTACATCAACCGGGTGGGCTTTGCAATCGGCCAGGGCAAGTGGGGGGTCAAGGTCAAAGATACTTTCAAGGAGAACCTGCGCGGGGTGGATACCGCGGTGCATTCGCGCTCCACCAACGTCATTGGTGTCATCGATACCGATGACTTCTTTCAGTACCTGGGCGGCATGTCGCTGGCGGTGAAAAACGTGCGTGGCGAGGCACCCGATACCCTGGTGACCATGCACCGCAAAAAGAATGAACTTTTTGTCGAGGATGTGGCCAAAACCGTTGGGCGGGAGATGCGCACCCGTTACCTCAATCCCCAGTGGATAGAGGGGATGAAGGGCGACAATTACGCCGGTGCCCGCCAGATGGCTGATTTTGCCGAGAACCTCTGGGGCTGGCAGGTCACGGTGCGAGATGCGGTCAGCGAGGATAAGTGGCAGCAGGTCTACGAGGTCTATGTGGAAGATAAGTACGACATGGACCTGGCCGAGTTCTTCGACAAAAATTCCCCCTGGGCCTACCAGTCCATGACCGCCCGCATGCTGGAAACCGTGCGCAAGGGCTACTGGCAACCCAATGAGGCGGTCACCAAAAAGCTGGCCGCCGAGTACGCCACCAACGTGGTACGGCGTGGCGTAGCCTGCTGTGATCATACCTGCAACAACCCCATGCTCAACCAGATGGTGGTCAATATCATCTCCATGCCCGGTGTGCTCGATCCCAAAATCGTCGAGCGGTTCAAACTGGCTATCGAGCAGGCGGCGCAAAAGACGTTGGCAGAACAGACCGCTGAACGGGCAGAACTGATTGCTCAACTCAATGCGGTGCCAGTGGGAGAGCAGCAAAAGGAGCAGGAGCCAGAGGACAAGCAGAGCCAGGAAGTAGAAGAGGACCAACAACAACCAAAGGACGACGCGCAGCCGAGCGATGAGGGAACCAAGGCGGAAAAGGTCGAAGGCTACAAGATGGAGGAGATCAAAACCTCTGATGATTCCACCGAGCTGAGTTCGTCCGGGATCCAGTGGGCCGCGAGTCTTTTTGTGGTCTTTATGCTGGCCTTGTTTATTTGGGGATCGCGCCGACGGCGGTGA
- a CDS encoding adenosylcobinamide amidohydrolase, with amino-acid sequence MPLVTRRARTLHCCALILLLLLGLTSVSQASEFPLTITDSTGRSVSFERAPQRIVCLVSSVSDLLLHLNKEDLLVGITQEDLLSHARLRVASVGSFFKPDPQAIKAASPDLIIGSPRQQELLAPWLNAPHASAQVLLFQETTLAAGFTRMATIGRLVDKEQAAQAIIDQNLAQIERVKKRLNSLPPEKRKRVARVIASQDRLSSPGDDSFQKEMITAAGGIAPHWGKNGSFVPVDSTAWTTFNPEFIYGCKRNMAKVRAQLNKPDFKQVSAVKQHTIISFPCSVVCQVTPQVGAAIQFLAASIYPALMADTTKAVSPNGPLDERPLPLDLDYVQSAKVVTHRVNDADFKSLVISFKRSQAILSTIDGNRDAVQAVGNTYVPMHASLGHMAFGVDQVTDDIATNLGYTPQSYSGLMTGANMDNLSLQVQRDGDIEVVALVTAGVRGNAQRMSRDIGYSRKHGTINIIILTNLKLAPEGMARAIITATEAKTAALLDLDIRSTPYPLDYRATGTGTDSMILVQGEGPLVKYTGGHGKIGELIAKAVHAGVTEALSRQNGILAGRSLLQRLDERHISLSWLVEHYPSSLPPKELRKQLAQAITDPLVTGFIETALALSDEADKGLISDLQFFTQMGNTISTHIAGRVIEIPSMTTSSVPPILDNAFALLVASVSEKPAYKEK; translated from the coding sequence ATGCCTTTGGTTACCCGACGTGCTCGCACTCTTCACTGTTGCGCCCTCATACTACTCCTGCTCTTAGGCCTCACTTCTGTAAGTCAAGCGAGCGAGTTCCCGCTGACCATCACCGACAGTACAGGCCGCTCAGTGAGCTTTGAACGCGCTCCGCAACGGATCGTCTGCCTGGTCAGTTCGGTGAGCGATCTATTGCTGCACCTGAATAAAGAAGATCTTCTGGTTGGTATCACCCAAGAGGATTTACTCAGCCATGCCCGTTTACGAGTTGCCAGTGTGGGCAGTTTTTTTAAGCCTGATCCCCAGGCCATCAAAGCGGCCTCCCCAGATCTCATTATTGGTTCTCCTCGTCAGCAAGAACTGCTTGCCCCCTGGCTCAATGCTCCGCATGCATCCGCGCAGGTCCTGCTTTTTCAGGAAACCACCCTCGCTGCGGGCTTTACCCGCATGGCAACCATTGGCCGCTTGGTCGATAAGGAGCAGGCGGCACAAGCCATCATTGATCAGAACCTGGCACAGATAGAACGGGTTAAAAAACGGCTCAATTCCTTGCCACCCGAAAAGCGTAAACGGGTTGCTCGGGTCATTGCCAGCCAGGACAGACTTTCCAGCCCCGGCGACGACTCTTTTCAAAAAGAGATGATCACCGCTGCCGGTGGCATCGCTCCTCATTGGGGGAAAAACGGAAGCTTTGTCCCGGTGGATTCCACTGCCTGGACGACATTTAATCCGGAGTTCATTTACGGCTGCAAGCGCAATATGGCCAAAGTTCGGGCACAGCTCAACAAACCAGACTTCAAGCAGGTGTCAGCGGTCAAGCAGCATACAATTATCAGCTTTCCCTGCTCGGTGGTCTGCCAGGTGACACCCCAAGTCGGCGCTGCCATCCAATTTCTCGCAGCCTCCATCTACCCTGCGCTCATGGCAGACACCACCAAGGCAGTCAGCCCCAATGGGCCCCTGGACGAGCGGCCTCTCCCCCTGGATCTGGACTACGTACAATCCGCCAAGGTGGTGACGCACCGGGTGAACGATGCGGATTTTAAATCTCTGGTGATCAGCTTCAAACGGTCCCAGGCAATCCTTTCCACTATTGACGGCAATCGGGATGCTGTCCAGGCGGTGGGCAACACCTACGTGCCCATGCACGCCAGCCTCGGCCACATGGCCTTTGGCGTGGATCAGGTCACAGACGACATAGCCACTAACTTGGGGTACACGCCACAGAGCTATTCCGGCCTCATGACCGGGGCCAATATGGATAATCTCTCCCTCCAGGTACAGCGAGATGGTGACATCGAGGTGGTTGCGCTGGTGACCGCCGGGGTCCGTGGCAACGCCCAGCGGATGTCACGTGATATTGGCTATAGCCGCAAACACGGCACAATCAATATCATTATCCTCACCAATCTTAAACTGGCCCCTGAAGGCATGGCTCGGGCTATTATCACCGCCACTGAGGCAAAGACCGCAGCCCTGTTAGATCTGGATATTCGCAGTACACCATACCCTCTGGACTACCGGGCAACCGGCACTGGAACCGACTCGATGATTCTGGTTCAGGGGGAAGGTCCTCTGGTCAAGTATACCGGTGGTCACGGTAAGATCGGCGAGCTGATCGCCAAGGCGGTGCATGCTGGTGTCACCGAGGCGCTGAGCCGACAAAACGGCATTCTTGCCGGACGTTCGCTGCTGCAACGCCTGGATGAAAGGCACATCAGCCTTTCCTGGCTGGTTGAGCATTACCCCTCTTCCCTGCCCCCAAAAGAGCTCAGAAAACAACTGGCCCAGGCAATCACAGATCCCCTGGTGACGGGGTTCATCGAGACCGCGCTTGCGCTCAGTGACGAGGCGGACAAGGGATTGATCAGTGATCTCCAGTTTTTTACTCAGATGGGCAACACAATCAGTACCCATATCGCTGGACGCGTCATCGAAATCCCCTCGATGACGACTTCATCCGTTCCGCCCATCCTAGACAACGCCTTTGCCCTGTTGGTGGCAAGCGTTAGTGAAAAGCCCGCATACAAGGAGAAGTAA
- a CDS encoding DUF4019 domain-containing protein, whose translation MKKFPVTALISLFFGLSLLSSIATASNSQDDINSAATTWLALIDRGDYAASWQTASTFFQEAVSQDDWSKIVSAVRSPLGAVTSRQLTSSQEQTTLPGAPDGHYRIQSYFTSYTNKQSAIETLTLKQEADGSWRAAGYFIR comes from the coding sequence ATGAAAAAATTTCCCGTAACTGCACTCATATCACTGTTCTTCGGCTTATCCCTACTCTCCTCCATTGCAACGGCCTCAAACTCTCAAGATGACATAAACAGTGCAGCGACGACCTGGCTGGCACTCATAGATAGAGGTGACTATGCCGCAAGTTGGCAGACGGCCTCCACCTTCTTTCAAGAAGCGGTGAGCCAGGATGATTGGAGCAAAATCGTGAGCGCGGTTCGTTCCCCCCTGGGGGCGGTTACCTCGCGCCAGCTGACAAGCAGCCAGGAGCAAACCACCTTACCAGGCGCCCCTGACGGTCACTACCGAATCCAGTCATATTTTACCTCCTATACCAACAAGCAATCTGCCATCGAGACACTCACCTTGAAGCAGGAAGCCGACGGCTCGTGGCGAGCTGCCGGCTATTTCATCCGCTAA
- a CDS encoding DUF3450 domain-containing protein, producing MVFTRFFLSSLLCLGLFAAIAQAQTQTQQRVEKPLRQAVDTRQAAQKTLDTWQTDRERLTAQYELLQEEIQQLQERQDELQSSVDATQERLAAKKHQLEEIARITGEISPFLDQLLQQLSLVAGSGPPFLQQERTERLEKLQGMINDPSVTVGEKYRRLMEGLLVEAEYGISTEVYQDHIDLDGQSILVDIFRLGRLNLFYLTLDQSSCGFYNEAAQAWQPLDPKELRPLKAAVAMAAKRQPVELVSLPIGRMVQP from the coding sequence GTGGTTTTTACCCGTTTTTTTCTTTCCTCCCTTTTGTGTCTGGGGCTTTTTGCAGCCATTGCTCAGGCACAAACCCAGACCCAGCAACGAGTGGAAAAGCCACTTCGTCAGGCTGTCGATACCCGGCAAGCCGCCCAAAAGACCCTCGATACATGGCAGACGGACCGTGAGCGTCTGACTGCTCAGTATGAACTGCTCCAGGAAGAAATCCAGCAGCTGCAAGAACGTCAGGATGAACTCCAGAGTTCTGTGGATGCGACGCAGGAACGGCTGGCAGCTAAAAAACATCAGCTGGAGGAGATCGCCCGTATCACTGGAGAAATCTCTCCCTTCCTCGACCAGCTTTTACAACAGCTGTCCCTTGTCGCTGGATCTGGTCCGCCCTTTTTGCAGCAGGAACGAACTGAACGACTGGAAAAATTGCAGGGAATGATCAATGATCCATCAGTCACTGTTGGTGAAAAGTACCGTCGCTTGATGGAAGGGCTTCTGGTTGAAGCCGAATATGGTATCTCCACCGAAGTCTATCAGGATCATATCGATCTGGATGGGCAATCCATTCTTGTCGATATCTTTCGTTTGGGACGTCTGAATCTTTTTTATCTCACCTTGGATCAGTCAAGCTGTGGATTCTACAATGAGGCGGCCCAGGCCTGGCAACCCCTTGATCCCAAGGAGCTGCGCCCCTTAAAGGCAGCGGTCGCCATGGCCGCCAAACGTCAGCCGGTTGAGCTTGTCAGTCTGCCCATCGGAAGGATGGTGCAGCCATGA
- a CDS encoding MotA/TolQ/ExbB proton channel family protein yields MRFQHRLIQFLLLTLFLPLPLQATDMRELPQKAQQVRDELARKAQAEQQAAQQEAAATRARVFADRKALEAAVAKLEAQKKILAGAVTNLEETSTELAQEEGQVNEELAQTDGMVKELVGQIRINAKDLDTLISQNPQSAIGEAPTSFLASVAEDERFPGMDDVQAMTEALLAQIKGSAEVRLEKGTMVDRSGREVEADILCIGPFTAAYRLGEETGFLNHSQDGRKLYALSRLPSSSVQKQLAEYMNGASNSVPVDIGRGAALRQLSHQLSFKDQVSKGGPIVWPILAILVIGLLIVVERTVNLLRNRHTKLDLIEQIREESRSGDWQSCEQHCTEAGRKPLGRVLLAGVKARDLQRDDLENALQEAILKEIPKLEHWLSTLGMLTAIAPLLGLLGTVTGMINVFHVITLYGASDPRLMSGGISEALVTTMLGLSVAIPLMLLHTMLTRGVDRLVGDLEEQAVSLVNIIHRRREQVC; encoded by the coding sequence ATGAGATTCCAGCATCGATTGATTCAATTTCTTCTGCTCACTCTTTTTCTTCCCCTGCCGCTGCAGGCCACAGATATGCGGGAACTCCCGCAAAAGGCGCAACAGGTGAGAGATGAGCTGGCACGCAAGGCCCAGGCTGAACAACAGGCAGCGCAACAAGAGGCTGCTGCCACAAGGGCGCGGGTCTTTGCGGATCGTAAGGCCCTGGAGGCTGCCGTTGCCAAGCTTGAAGCCCAAAAGAAAATCTTGGCTGGAGCCGTCACCAACCTGGAAGAGACCAGCACCGAGCTTGCCCAAGAGGAAGGTCAGGTCAATGAAGAACTGGCTCAGACCGATGGCATGGTCAAAGAACTGGTCGGCCAGATTCGAATCAACGCTAAAGACCTTGATACGCTGATCAGTCAAAACCCACAATCGGCTATTGGGGAAGCCCCCACCTCCTTTCTTGCGTCTGTGGCCGAGGACGAGCGTTTTCCCGGAATGGATGATGTTCAGGCTATGACGGAGGCCCTCCTTGCCCAGATCAAAGGTTCCGCTGAGGTACGCCTGGAAAAGGGGACCATGGTCGATCGCTCCGGGCGTGAGGTCGAAGCGGATATCTTGTGTATCGGTCCCTTTACCGCCGCCTATCGTCTGGGAGAAGAAACCGGATTTCTTAATCATTCTCAAGATGGGCGTAAACTTTATGCTCTTTCCCGTCTTCCCTCAAGCAGTGTGCAGAAACAACTCGCCGAATACATGAACGGGGCAAGTAATTCCGTCCCCGTGGATATCGGTCGAGGGGCAGCACTTCGCCAGCTCAGTCATCAGCTCAGCTTTAAAGATCAGGTCAGCAAAGGCGGCCCCATTGTCTGGCCTATCCTCGCGATTCTCGTCATTGGTCTGCTCATTGTTGTGGAGCGGACAGTGAATCTGTTGCGTAACCGGCACACAAAACTGGATCTGATCGAACAGATTCGTGAAGAGAGCCGCAGCGGTGACTGGCAAAGCTGTGAGCAGCATTGTACAGAAGCGGGGCGCAAACCCCTGGGGCGAGTGCTTCTGGCCGGGGTCAAGGCGCGTGATTTGCAACGAGACGATCTGGAAAATGCGCTTCAAGAGGCAATCCTCAAAGAGATCCCCAAACTTGAACATTGGCTTTCCACCCTGGGCATGCTCACCGCCATCGCCCCCCTGCTCGGGCTGCTGGGGACCGTGACCGGTATGATCAATGTCTTTCATGTCATCACTCTCTATGGCGCCAGTGATCCCCGACTCATGTCCGGCGGTATCTCTGAGGCGTTGGTCACCACCATGCTGGGGCTCTCCGTGGCCATTCCCCTGATGCTTCTCCATACCATGCTGACCCGTGGTGTGGATCGGTTGGTGGGGGATCTCGAAGAGCAGGCAGTCTCTCTGGTCAATATTATTCACAGGCGGCGAGAGCAGGTATGTTGA
- a CDS encoding MotA/TolQ/ExbB proton channel family protein, producing MLIAEGWFSLISYFRTGGPVMVPLLLVSLGMWLLIAERAMVLRRLSIHTFSGPVALECVQERQVEKARQGGAVGLLILRFLDRASGDLELDRNIIDELVLSLNRSLTLYLPLIGVLAAIAPLLGLLGTVTGMMSTFDVMSLFGTGDAKGMAGGISEALITTQTGLIVAIPGLYMKNFLERRAQALQRQLTATGFYLRRHLQEASC from the coding sequence ATGTTGATTGCTGAAGGCTGGTTCAGCCTCATAAGCTATTTTCGTACCGGTGGTCCGGTTATGGTGCCGCTTTTGCTGGTAAGCCTTGGTATGTGGTTGTTGATTGCAGAGCGGGCCATGGTCCTGCGTAGGCTTTCCATTCACACCTTCTCTGGGCCTGTTGCCTTAGAGTGTGTCCAGGAAAGACAGGTGGAGAAAGCTCGGCAGGGTGGGGCGGTTGGCCTCTTGATTTTGCGCTTTCTGGATCGAGCTTCCGGTGATCTTGAGCTGGATCGCAACATCATTGATGAGCTGGTCCTTTCTCTGAACCGCAGCCTGACCCTATATCTGCCTCTCATTGGTGTGTTGGCAGCGATTGCACCCCTGCTGGGGCTGCTGGGCACGGTCACTGGTATGATGTCCACCTTTGATGTTATGTCCCTCTTTGGTACCGGCGATGCCAAAGGCATGGCCGGGGGAATTTCCGAGGCCCTGATCACCACCCAGACCGGTCTGATCGTCGCCATCCCTGGCTTGTATATGAAAAATTTTCTTGAGCGCCGCGCCCAGGCGCTGCAGCGGCAGTTAACCGCTACGGGTTTTTACCTGCGCCGCCATCTTCAGGAGGCTTCATGCTGA
- a CDS encoding biopolymer transporter ExbD produces MLNIGRSRRTRTTPGLDIAPLIDMVFILLIFFLVNTSFVKETGIEVSRPTASTATLEKKRSVLIAISADNRIFMEQREIDMRAVRANVERALAENPEAAVIVIADKTSATGTAIAVMDGCRMAGAVNVSLAASLPQGS; encoded by the coding sequence ATGCTGAATATTGGACGCAGCAGACGCACCCGGACCACCCCGGGGCTTGATATCGCGCCTCTGATCGATATGGTCTTCATTCTCCTTATCTTTTTTCTGGTCAATACCTCCTTTGTCAAGGAGACCGGTATCGAAGTCAGCAGGCCCACCGCTTCCACGGCGACCCTGGAGAAAAAGCGTTCGGTACTGATCGCCATCTCAGCCGATAACCGCATCTTCATGGAACAGCGTGAGATCGATATGCGGGCGGTCCGGGCTAATGTAGAACGTGCTCTTGCTGAAAATCCCGAGGCTGCAGTAATTGTCATTGCCGACAAGACCAGCGCCACCGGAACCGCCATTGCTGTGATGGATGGCTGCCGTATGGCCGGTGCGGTCAATGTCTCGCTAGCTGCGAGTTTGCCCCAGGGATCCTGA
- a CDS encoding energy transducer TonB, with product MTRVCKQRLSRPGSGRGDWLKALVVAGLLNLALYLLMPVLIATTPEKPAFDTLVAQVNLTRLRPQEARKQPEPVKPPQPQPKQQPKPTTTPLQQPKLQMPFELNTRLPSTSTTLDLPPMETALPKGEFTDTFSVGQLDGAMITLVQVPPQYPHSARRRNIQGWVKVRFLVDEHGTVSNISVVDAKPVGVFEQSVLRCVRSWRFKPGTVGGVAVKALVEQTITFKLE from the coding sequence ATGACAAGGGTGTGTAAACAGAGACTATCTCGGCCCGGTAGCGGGCGGGGGGATTGGCTCAAGGCGCTGGTTGTTGCGGGGCTTTTGAATCTGGCCCTCTATCTTCTGATGCCTGTGCTCATTGCCACCACACCGGAAAAGCCCGCCTTTGATACCCTGGTTGCCCAGGTCAATCTGACCCGGCTACGTCCCCAGGAAGCGCGCAAACAGCCTGAGCCGGTGAAGCCGCCCCAGCCTCAACCCAAACAGCAGCCCAAGCCAACGACCACGCCCCTGCAGCAGCCCAAACTGCAGATGCCCTTTGAATTGAATACCAGGCTGCCTAGTACCAGTACCACTCTGGACTTACCGCCAATGGAGACCGCATTGCCAAAGGGTGAGTTCACCGACACCTTTTCCGTGGGCCAGTTGGATGGGGCCATGATCACTTTGGTGCAGGTACCACCGCAGTATCCACATTCAGCCCGGCGCCGCAATATTCAAGGCTGGGTCAAGGTGCGTTTTCTGGTGGATGAACATGGAACTGTGAGCAATATCAGCGTGGTGGATGCCAAGCCTGTCGGTGTCTTTGAACAATCTGTGTTGCGCTGTGTACGAAGCTGGCGCTTTAAACCCGGCACTGTTGGTGGTGTTGCGGTGAAAGCCCTGGTTGAGCAGACCATAACTTTCAAACTGGAGTAG